One window of Dyadobacter sandarakinus genomic DNA carries:
- a CDS encoding cell division protein FtsQ/DivIB: MLRKFDYPWLLLKRSLWLILPIAGIGMAENKLGSQRCNNLVISIQGDSGTRFLNQMDVRMLVTENGGDPLMGSRLNDVELHELERRVRRSKLIKKCQIFRDLRGDVVIEVEQEKPLARWINSSVNGEVRNTSGYYISDEGVFFPLSDSYSARTLLVSGPYFNNPENLKSGEGASLMELLKYLNEDPFWRAQVSELIVDRDGEISLMTVLGDQVIEFGKADAYQAKFWKLRTFYNKVLSRDWGRYKRINVKFQDQIVCE; the protein is encoded by the coding sequence ATGTTACGTAAATTTGACTATCCATGGCTTTTGTTGAAACGCAGTTTGTGGCTGATTTTGCCAATTGCAGGGATAGGAATGGCCGAAAATAAGCTTGGCAGCCAGCGGTGTAACAATCTGGTAATTTCGATTCAGGGCGACTCAGGTACCCGGTTTTTGAATCAGATGGATGTACGTATGCTGGTCACTGAAAACGGCGGCGACCCGCTGATGGGCAGCCGGCTGAATGATGTGGAGCTTCACGAACTGGAACGAAGAGTTCGTCGAAGTAAGTTGATAAAAAAGTGTCAGATATTTCGCGATCTTAGGGGTGACGTTGTGATTGAGGTAGAGCAGGAAAAGCCGCTTGCGCGATGGATTAACAGTTCGGTAAACGGGGAAGTACGCAACACGTCGGGATACTATATCAGTGACGAGGGCGTTTTTTTTCCATTATCGGACAGCTATTCAGCCCGCACGCTCCTTGTTTCAGGGCCCTATTTTAACAATCCTGAAAATCTGAAATCCGGGGAAGGAGCTTCTCTGATGGAGCTGCTCAAGTACCTGAACGAGGATCCATTCTGGCGGGCACAAGTGTCTGAGCTGATCGTGGACAGGGATGGTGAAATCAGCCTGATGACGGTTTTGGGAGATCAGGTGATAGAGTTCGGAAAGGCCGATGCATACCAGGCCAAATTCTGGAAGCTGCGGACTTTTTACAATAAGGTTCTGAGTCGGGATTGGGGCAGGTACAAAAGAATAAATGTTAAGTTTCAGGATCAAATAGTTTGTGAATAG
- the ftsA gene encoding cell division protein FtsA has protein sequence MAHEKIVVGVDIGSTKIAVIAAQGAPSGSRQSNIEILGFSEVPVPAGAVVNGSVENIKQVGTAIREALAETASRSDLDIGVVNVSFGGSHVKISPQSDGVIRPSASSGEEVTQRDVDQLVDDMYRARIEPNYDVLHVLPMEFTVDNSMGVREPVGRTGIKLGGNFLVVSGNTQSIQRTRKSLADADQALKCDKMVYGPLATSLAVLNDNEMKAGIAMVDIGDHTTDLVIYHDRIIRYITSFPIGGRHITNDLAIGCGIQAENAEHLKKEYGAAISAEIPLNIEILVNFLAGRPPKHVLKKNVALIIEERLKEIAAMVYAEIVKSGYIDKLIGGLVLTGGSANIENIENLFARITGMSVRVGYPENLERTAKADAVSNASFSTAIGLALAGLKSIDPRIRSVCRPVTAFNTGNLVQQKDPVKEVKEPVKKNGTFWDNISSMIGKKDDSLGDY, from the coding sequence ATGGCACACGAAAAGATTGTAGTCGGGGTTGACATTGGTAGTACCAAAATCGCCGTCATTGCTGCCCAGGGTGCCCCTTCCGGTTCTCGTCAGAGCAATATAGAAATTCTAGGTTTCAGTGAAGTTCCCGTACCCGCGGGAGCTGTAGTGAATGGATCTGTTGAAAATATAAAACAAGTAGGTACTGCTATACGCGAGGCACTTGCCGAAACTGCATCCCGGTCCGACCTTGATATCGGGGTTGTAAATGTAAGCTTCGGAGGCTCACATGTCAAGATCAGCCCGCAAAGTGACGGAGTAATCCGTCCGTCTGCATCCTCGGGCGAAGAAGTTACCCAGCGCGATGTTGACCAGCTTGTGGACGATATGTACCGTGCCAGGATCGAGCCCAACTACGACGTACTTCATGTGCTGCCGATGGAGTTTACGGTTGACAATTCCATGGGTGTGCGGGAGCCTGTAGGCAGAACCGGCATTAAACTGGGAGGTAACTTTCTGGTGGTATCCGGTAACACGCAGTCCATTCAGCGCACAAGGAAAAGTCTGGCAGATGCTGACCAGGCACTGAAATGCGACAAAATGGTGTACGGGCCGCTTGCAACGAGCCTGGCAGTGCTCAATGACAATGAAATGAAGGCTGGGATCGCTATGGTCGACATTGGTGATCATACGACGGATCTGGTCATTTATCACGATCGCATTATCCGCTATATCACGTCTTTTCCGATCGGTGGCAGGCACATTACCAATGACCTTGCTATCGGCTGCGGCATACAGGCCGAAAATGCGGAGCATCTGAAAAAGGAATATGGCGCAGCCATATCGGCCGAAATTCCCTTGAACATAGAGATTCTGGTGAACTTCCTTGCGGGAAGGCCGCCAAAGCATGTTTTAAAGAAAAACGTAGCACTGATTATTGAAGAACGCCTGAAAGAGATTGCTGCAATGGTTTATGCGGAAATCGTAAAATCAGGATACATCGACAAGCTGATCGGTGGTCTTGTGCTCACAGGCGGATCTGCCAATATTGAAAATATTGAAAATCTTTTTGCCAGGATCACGGGCATGTCGGTGCGGGTGGGATATCCTGAAAACCTGGAACGTACAGCCAAAGCGGACGCAGTGAGCAATGCTTCCTTCAGCACGGCCATCGGGCTCGCGCTGGCCGGGCTGAAATCGATCGATCCCCGGATCAGGTCGGTATGCAGACCTGTGACCGCATTTAACACCGGCAATCTCGTCCAGCAAAAAGATCCTGTGAAAGAGGTAAAGGAACCTGTGAAAAAGAATGGTACTTTCTGGGACAACATCAGCAGTATGATTGGTAAGAAAGATGATAGCTTAGGGGATTACTGA
- the ftsZ gene encoding cell division protein FtsZ — MDSSLFHALDQDYIVKEITKEQPNGGRTEPAIIKVIGVGGGGSNAVNYMYEKKIKDVEFAVCNTDRQALANSPVPVRIQLGAMLTQGLGAGTDATKGKEAALETIEEIKGLLGGTTQMVFITAGMGGGTGTGAAPVIAQLAKEMGKLTVAVVTAPYTWEGLDKKEQALEGIEQLKEYSDTVLVVLNDKLEELYEDMTLTQAFAEADGILLNAVKSISEIITTNGNINTDFKDVEKVLKSAGQSVMGTSEATGTDRAQVAIKEALDSPLLNDRDIRGAKRILVTLATSKKKEATMKEQKEIWQYVLSQVGGEARMFKLGTITDDSLGEKLRVTIVAAGFDSIESPIPGISLKNSFKEEVKHVPVREEVVIPVPVKEEELVLASEMEEVTHTGMVELLLEDEAVTPVPHSVNISVTELQPQEDSWDEELHRIEMMVKSFKDGLVKFPDLEGPAFRRSQVELWKRPAIPAGEMEQHWLK, encoded by the coding sequence ATGGATTCAAGTTTGTTCCACGCTTTAGATCAGGACTACATTGTGAAAGAAATTACCAAGGAGCAACCCAATGGGGGCAGGACAGAGCCCGCCATTATCAAGGTAATCGGAGTAGGCGGGGGAGGCAGCAATGCTGTAAACTACATGTATGAAAAAAAGATCAAGGATGTAGAATTTGCAGTTTGTAACACAGACAGACAGGCGCTGGCCAATAGTCCTGTACCAGTGAGGATCCAGCTGGGTGCTATGCTTACGCAAGGGTTAGGAGCGGGTACCGATGCCACCAAAGGCAAGGAAGCAGCACTTGAAACAATCGAAGAAATCAAAGGTTTGCTGGGAGGAACAACCCAGATGGTATTTATCACAGCCGGTATGGGCGGTGGTACAGGTACTGGTGCAGCCCCGGTTATTGCGCAGCTTGCCAAAGAAATGGGTAAGCTTACCGTAGCCGTGGTTACAGCACCTTACACCTGGGAAGGTCTTGATAAAAAGGAGCAGGCGCTGGAAGGTATTGAGCAATTAAAAGAATACAGCGATACAGTTCTTGTGGTTTTGAATGACAAACTGGAAGAATTGTATGAAGATATGACGTTGACCCAGGCATTTGCCGAAGCCGATGGCATTCTGCTCAATGCAGTCAAGAGTATTTCCGAAATTATCACTACCAATGGTAATATCAACACTGACTTCAAGGATGTTGAAAAAGTACTGAAAAGCGCAGGTCAGTCTGTGATGGGTACTTCCGAGGCGACGGGTACAGACCGCGCCCAGGTAGCCATTAAAGAAGCGCTTGACTCACCTTTGCTGAATGACCGGGATATCCGCGGTGCCAAACGTATTCTTGTCACGCTTGCTACGAGCAAGAAGAAAGAGGCTACGATGAAAGAGCAGAAAGAAATCTGGCAATATGTGCTTTCGCAGGTTGGGGGAGAAGCCCGGATGTTTAAGCTAGGTACCATTACCGATGATTCATTGGGTGAAAAACTCCGCGTTACTATTGTAGCGGCAGGTTTTGACAGCATAGAATCACCTATTCCCGGTATTTCTCTTAAAAACTCATTTAAAGAGGAAGTGAAGCATGTGCCCGTAAGAGAAGAAGTCGTGATACCTGTGCCTGTGAAAGAGGAGGAACTGGTACTGGCATCGGAAATGGAAGAAGTTACTCATACCGGCATGGTGGAGCTACTTCTTGAAGATGAAGCTGTAACCCCTGTGCCACATTCGGTAAATATTTCAGTAACCGAGCTGCAACCGCAGGAGGACTCCTGGGACGAGGAGCTTCATCGCATTGAAATGATGGTTAAATCATTTAAGGACGGACTTGTGAAGTTTCCTGATCTGGAAGGACCAGCATTCAGGAGAAGTCAGGTAGAGCTTTGGAAAAGGCCTGCGATACCAGCCGGAGAAATGGAACAGCATTGGCTTAAATAG
- a CDS encoding NADPH-dependent FMN reductase: protein MNLSTAPIVIIAGTNRPGSMSRKIADYYQGILHQLNAPSIILDLVDLPHDFTVSAMYENSGKNEAFNALKSLLEQTDKFVFIVPEYNGSYPGVLKAFIDGLPYPNSFTNKKAALVGISSNMQGAAIALSHLNDVFSYLGMNTLAMRIKLSQIRSHYSEHTITNPLYRELLEIQAGQIIHF, encoded by the coding sequence ATGAATCTATCTACTGCCCCTATCGTGATCATCGCAGGCACAAATCGTCCCGGTTCGATGTCGCGGAAAATAGCCGATTATTATCAAGGAATCCTCCACCAGCTCAATGCACCAAGCATCATACTCGACCTGGTTGATCTGCCACATGACTTTACGGTTTCGGCTATGTACGAAAACTCCGGCAAGAATGAGGCTTTCAATGCTTTGAAGTCGCTGCTGGAACAGACAGACAAGTTTGTTTTTATCGTACCGGAATATAATGGGTCTTACCCGGGAGTTTTGAAGGCTTTTATTGACGGGCTGCCTTATCCGAACAGTTTTACAAACAAAAAGGCCGCACTGGTGGGTATTTCATCAAACATGCAGGGCGCCGCCATCGCGCTCAGCCACCTCAATGATGTGTTCAGCTACCTGGGAATGAATACGCTGGCAATGAGGATCAAGCTTTCGCAAATCCGCTCGCATTATAGTGAGCATACGATTACAAATCCATTGTACCGCGAGCTGCTCGAAATCCAGGCTGGTCAGATTATTCATTTTTAA